GTAGGAACCATTGCATCATATTCAATAGCATAACCGTTACGCATCATTTCTACCTTTTCCATACCAGGGATGGAACGCAGAATGGCTAGCTGAACATCCTCAGGAAGACTAGTGGACAGACCTTGTACATAGTATTCCGATGTATTTTTTCCTTCTGGCTCTAAAAAGATCTGATGCTTAGATTTATCACTAAATCTTACAACTTTATCTTCAATAGATGGGCAATAACGTGGACCTGTTCCTTCAATAATACCCGTAAACATCGGTGCACGATGTAGGTTGTCATTAATAATTTGATGAGTAACCTCAGAGGTATAAGTTAACCAACAAGGAAGCTGTTCATTGTCGGATGATTTCGTTTCAAACGAAAAGAATTTAGGCTCCTCGTCGCCAGGTTGAATTTCTGTCTTCGAGAAATCGATCGTATCACGATGTACACGTGGTGGTGTACCGGTTTTAAAACGCACCAATTCAAAACCAAGCTCCCGCAAATTCTCGGATAGCTTCACTGATGGCTGCTGATTGTTAGGTCCACTCTCATATGTCAGTTCACCCATGATCACTTTACCACGCAGGTAAGTACCTGTAGTCAGAATAACTGTCTTACTATGGTATTCGGTTCCAGTCTTCGTAACTACACCTGCACAACGTCCGTCCTCAACGATTAAACGTTCAACCATTCCTTGACGAAGTGTCAAATTAGGCGTTTTTTCCATCGTTTCCTTCATTGTATGTTGGTAAAGGAATTTATCCGCTTGTGCACGTAAAGCATGTACAGCAGGTCCCTTGCCCGTATTCAGCATACGAAGTTGAATAAATGTCTTATCTATATTGCGACCCATTTCTCCGCCAAGCGCATCAATCTCACGCACTACATGTCCTTTGGCAGGTCCGCCTATGGACGGATTGCAGGGCATGAATGCAACCATATCCAGGTTAATTGTGATCATCAACGTGCTGCAGCCCATCCGTGCTGACGCTAGAGCTGCCTCACAACCGGCATGACCGGCGCCAATGACGATTACGTCATAGCTACCTCCATCATAACTCATGTCCTGTTTCCCCCTAATTATTATATTAAAATGTAAAACCTATTTTCCTAAACAAAATTGCGAGAATATTTGG
This Paenibacillus sp. FSL R5-0345 DNA region includes the following protein-coding sequences:
- the mnmG gene encoding tRNA uridine-5-carboxymethylaminomethyl(34) synthesis enzyme MnmG, with the translated sequence MSYDGGSYDVIVIGAGHAGCEAALASARMGCSTLMITINLDMVAFMPCNPSIGGPAKGHVVREIDALGGEMGRNIDKTFIQLRMLNTGKGPAVHALRAQADKFLYQHTMKETMEKTPNLTLRQGMVERLIVEDGRCAGVVTKTGTEYHSKTVILTTGTYLRGKVIMGELTYESGPNNQQPSVKLSENLRELGFELVRFKTGTPPRVHRDTIDFSKTEIQPGDEEPKFFSFETKSSDNEQLPCWLTYTSEVTHQIINDNLHRAPMFTGIIEGTGPRYCPSIEDKVVRFSDKSKHQIFLEPEGKNTSEYYVQGLSTSLPEDVQLAILRSIPGMEKVEMMRNGYAIEYDAMVPTQLWPSLETKRLPGLFTAGQINGTSGYEEAAGQGVMAGINAARKVQEKEPVILDRSQGYIGVLIDDLVTKGTNEPYRLLTSRAEYRLLLRHDNADLRLTPIGYDIGLITKERFDNFTDKKERVEREIVRLQETKVKPVEVNHVLAQYESAPIVDGSNLLVLMRRPELVYSFVDKVSPSPELLDAEMKEQVEIQIKYAGYIEKQLQHVERLQKMEKKKIPDDINYNEIHGLAMEARQKLTKIRPISIGQASRIAGVTPADISILLVYLEHYNRVTAAKG